AATCCATGATGATGTTCACCGGCACAAGCAATAAAGAGCGCCCCCGGCGATACTTCGCGGCTATCCAGGGCGATCCCGGTCACTTCACGATCATCATGCGCGGGCATGGAGACTATTCCATGCAGCAGGGATGTCAGTGTCACTCCTTCCATGATGCGCTCGGCAGCCATCATCGCCGGTCCCCCAAACGAGCCATCAGGGTATTATTCTCATGCCAGTGCTTGTCGGGAGGAATGTTCAACAATCTCAGAGCGCCGCTCATCACCCTTGAGAAGACCGGCCCGGCCACCAAACCGCCGTAATACTCCTTGCCTTTGGGTTCATCGATGAACACCGCCATCACCAGCCGGGGGTCGCCGGCCGGCGCGATACCGACAAAAAGGGAGAGATATTTATCCTCCGCATATCCCCCGGCCACCGATTTTTTTGCGGTCCCCGTCTTGCCGGCCACGCGATAACCGGGAACTGCGGCCAGAGGCGCCGTCCCCTCATTGGACACCACGGCCTCCAACATCTTGACCACTGTCCTGGCGGTACTCTTGCGCATCACCCTGACACCCTCCGCAGGCTGATCAAGCTTCAGCAGCGAGACCGGCATGCGCAAACCGTCATTGGCCAGCACCCCATAGGCCCTGGCAAGCTGCAACGGGGTCACGGAGAGCCCATAACCGAAGGAGAGGGTCGCCTGTTCAAAACTGGACCAATCGGAGAAGTGCGGCAGCCGGCCAGCGGACTCGCCGGGGAACTGACTATAGGGACTCTCGCCGAAACCCAGGCTCGAAAAGAGTCTCCACAAGGTCTCAGGCTGCATCGACAGGGCAATCTTGCTCGCGCCCACATTGCTCGATTTACGCAATACTGTCGCCACATCGATCATGCCATAGTTTCGGTTATCCCTGACCAGATAGCGTCCCACCTTCATCTGGCCGGGGGAGACATCGATCGGCGTATTGGGCGTGAAACGCTCCAACTCCACTGCCGCCGCCACGGTGAACGGCTTGATGGTGGATCCGGGTTCGAAGACATCGGTTACCGCACGGTTGCGCAGACTGCTGGAGCGGCGGCCACGCAGTGCATTCGGGTTGTATGACGGGCTGTTGACCATCGCCAGAATCTCACCGCTGCGGCTATCCA
This sequence is a window from Candidatus Thiodiazotropha sp. LNASS1. Protein-coding genes within it:
- a CDS encoding peptidoglycan D,D-transpeptidase FtsI family protein; protein product: MAGGKKRKNHQAEVIRLPSYRARRITVLVVIGLAFAALIWRSVDRQVFETAFLQEQGEMRYLRTMTVSASRGMIADRNGEPLAISTPVKSVAANPKVIKGDSETIGALASTLNLDPDRLRRLLSSERGFVYLKRRVNPDIAERVDALELDGIDLLSEYRRFYPSGEVMSHIVGFTNIDDQGQEGIELAYDEWLSGSAGAKRVIKDGKGRVVEQVENIRSPFPGKELKLSIDRRLQFLAYRELKAAVSKHKARSGSAVILDSRSGEILAMVNSPSYNPNALRGRRSSSLRNRAVTDVFEPGSTIKPFTVAAAVELERFTPNTPIDVSPGQMKVGRYLVRDNRNYGMIDVATVLRKSSNVGASKIALSMQPETLWRLFSSLGFGESPYSQFPGESAGRLPHFSDWSSFEQATLSFGYGLSVTPLQLARAYGVLANDGLRMPVSLLKLDQPAEGVRVMRKSTARTVVKMLEAVVSNEGTAPLAAVPGYRVAGKTGTAKKSVAGGYAEDKYLSLFVGIAPAGDPRLVMAVFIDEPKGKEYYGGLVAGPVFSRVMSGALRLLNIPPDKHWHENNTLMARLGDRR